The sequence ATTAATATCTGTAGCAAATTCTATCCATGATCCCTTAAATGGAATAATTCTAGCAGAATAAAGTTTAGTACCATTAGCATGATTAGATTGACCAAAAAATACTCCAGGAGAACGATGTAATTGAGAAACAATAACTCTTTCTGAACCATTAAAAATGAAAGAACCAGAAGGAGTCATATAAGGACATGTTCCTAAATACACATCTTGATATACAGTTTCAAAATCTTCATGTTCTGGATCAGTACAATATAATTTTAATTTAGCCTTCAAAGGAACACTATAAGTTAACCCTCTTTCTAGACATTCTTCTATTGAATATCTAGGAGAATCTATAGAATAACCTTTAAATTCTAAAACAAAAGAATTTCTTGCATCAGAAATTGGAAAATTTTCTGTAAAAGCTTTAAATAATCCTTCATTTTTTATATTTTCTGGTTTTGTATCTAATTGAAAAAATTCTTTAAATGATTTTATTTGAATATCCAAAAAATCAGGATACTCTACTTGTTTTGCAACTGAAGCAAAAGTAATTCTTTCTGATATTTTTTCCGTATTCACCAATTTTAATTTAATCGATATATTTTTATTCTATTTCAATTATAGCGCCTATTCCTTCAAATTTATTTTTTAAATCTTCTGCTTCTTTTTTATTTACAGAATCTTTAATTAAACTAGGAATATTATCTACTAAATCTTTAGACTCTCTAAGTCCTTTTCCAGTTATTTCTTTAACTAATTTTACAACAGATAATTTAGAGTTTCCAGAAGATTTAAGAATTATATTAAAAACAGTTTTTTCTTCTTTTTTAGATATTTCTTCTTTACTTTTAGAAGTATTTTCTAATTTTACTGAATTATATGGTTCTATTCCATATTCTTTTTTTAGAATAGTAGCTAATTCATTAACTTGTTTTACAGTTAAATTAACTAATTGTTCTGCTATCTTTTCTATCATTTTATTATTTTTTATTAGTTAGTAATGCAACATCTCTATTTAGATATGTTTATCTTATTTTGTGAAGATAAAGCATTTAATATTCCGTATATATTTGATAAAGATAAAATAATATGTATCATTGGAAATTGAAGCGTATATAAAATATTTGCAATAATATCTTCTTTAGATTTGATGTTAATAATTAAATCTAAACTTTCATTACCAAAATAGAAAGATTTTTGAATGTAAGCTCCTTTTAAATAAGGTTTATCTATTTTTTCTTGAATATGAAAATTTTTTATAATTTTTGAAGCTATGTTTTCTTTCATTTTATTAGAAAATAAAATAGTAGTATTTCCATTTAGAATAGAAAAAAAAGAATAAAATTTATCATTTTTTTCCATAGCTTTTCTTAATAAAGTGTTTTTTACCACTTTCATTTGAATATTTTGTTCATGAAAATTTTTTCTAAGAACAGATATTTGATTACAATTTAAATTGGATATATCAATTAAATATATTGTTTCAATATTAGATAATAAGGAAACTAATTCCAACAATTCTTTTTTTTTGTTTTTTTTATTCATTTGTTCACAAAAATTTTTGAATCTAATGGAATACTATTACTCATTGTAGTAGATAAATAAATACTTTTTATATAAGTTCCTTTAGAACTAGAAGGTTTATTGTGTACAATTTTTTTCATAAATACCTTTATATTATCTAATAAATGTTGATGAAAAAATGAAACTCTTCCTATTGAAGCATGAATAATACCATAACGATCTGTTTTAAAAAAAATTTTTCCAGATTTAATTTCTTTTATAGATTTTGCTGGATCTATAGAAACCGTATCCATTTTAGGATTTGGCATTAATCCTTTTGGTCCTAATATTTTTGCAATACTACCTAACTGATTCATAATAGAAGGCATAGCTATAATAATATCGATATGATTTTTCCATCCAGATTTAATTTTTTCAATATAATGTAATCCCACATAATCTGCTCCAGCTTCTTTAACTTCTAACTCTTTATCCTTAGTTACCAAAGCTAAAACATAAACTTTTTTACCTATTCCATGAGGTAATTGTACTGTTCCCCTAACTATTTGGTTTGGAACACGAACATCTACACCAAGATGTACACAAATATCAACTGAGGCATCAAATTTAACGAAATTTATTTCTTTAATAAGAACTGTAGCTTCTTCTAAAGAATATTTTTTTTTAGAGATTTTCTCTATAATTTTTTTTCTATTTTTAGTTAATTTATTTGACATGTAAAAATAAAATGAATAAACTTTTTAAGTATCGATAATTTCTATACCCATAGATTTTGCAGTACCAGAAACCATAGATACAGCAGATTTCATTGAAAAACAATTTAAATCCTTTATTTTATTTTTTGCTATTTTTTTAATTTCATCAAAATTTATTTTTCCAATTTTTGACCTATTAGGCTCTTTAGAACCTTTTTCTTTTTTTATTATATTCAACAATTGAATAGAAACAGGAGGTTTTTTTATTAAAAAGGAAAATGATTTATCTTCATAAATAGTTATAATAACAGGACATATTTCACCTTTTTTTTCTTGAGTACGATAATTATATTGTTTACAAAATTCCATGATATTTACTCCAGAACTTCCTAAAATTGGACCAATAGGTGGAGCTGGACTAGCTTTACCTCCATTTATTTTTTGAATTTTTATTTTTTTTATTATTTTTTTATTTTTTTCTACCATGATTTAATTTTAAATTTTTTCTATTTGTGTAAAATTTAATTCTAATGGAGTTTTTCTACCAAAAATTAAAACAGCTAATTCTAATTTTCTTTTTTCTTCGTTAATTTTTTCAATTGTTCCATTAAATCCATTAAAAGGACCGTCTATAACTTTAATTGTTTCTCCTACAATGAAAGGTAGGTTAATATTTTCATAACTTTCAGAAAGTTTATCTATGTAACCTAACATTTTATTAACTTCTTCTTTTCTCATAGGAATAGGTATGGCAGAATTTCCTTTTCCTTCACTTAAAAAATTAATAACACCAGGAACATTTTTAATAGCATGAATAGCTTCTCCTTCTAAATTAGCTTCAATCATAACATATCCAGGATAATGAACTTTTTCTCTATAAATTTTTTTACCTTTTCTCATCTGTATAACTTTTTCAATAGGTACTAATACTTTTCCTATATATTCTTGAAATCCATTATCTCTAATTTCATTCTCAATATATAATTTTACTTTATTTTCTTGTCCACTAATGGTTTTTATTACATACCATTTTCTATACAAATCACTCATTAATTTTTAATTTATAAAGAAAATAATTTTTTAATTAAAAAAATA is a genomic window of Blattabacterium cuenoti containing:
- the rplL gene encoding 50S ribosomal protein L7/L12, with protein sequence MIEKIAEQLVNLTVKQVNELATILKKEYGIEPYNSVKLENTSKSKEEISKKEEKTVFNIILKSSGNSKLSVVKLVKEITGKGLRESKDLVDNIPSLIKDSVNKKEAEDLKNKFEGIGAIIEIE
- the rplJ gene encoding 50S ribosomal protein L10 translates to MNKKNKKKELLELVSLLSNIETIYLIDISNLNCNQISVLRKNFHEQNIQMKVVKNTLLRKAMEKNDKFYSFFSILNGNTTILFSNKMKENIASKIIKNFHIQEKIDKPYLKGAYIQKSFYFGNESLDLIINIKSKEDIIANILYTLQFPMIHIILSLSNIYGILNALSSQNKINISK
- the rplA gene encoding 50S ribosomal protein L1 produces the protein MSNKLTKNRKKIIEKISKKKYSLEEATVLIKEINFVKFDASVDICVHLGVDVRVPNQIVRGTVQLPHGIGKKVYVLALVTKDKELEVKEAGADYVGLHYIEKIKSGWKNHIDIIIAMPSIMNQLGSIAKILGPKGLMPNPKMDTVSIDPAKSIKEIKSGKIFFKTDRYGIIHASIGRVSFFHQHLLDNIKVFMKKIVHNKPSSSKGTYIKSIYLSTTMSNSIPLDSKIFVNK
- the rplK gene encoding 50S ribosomal protein L11; protein product: MVEKNKKIIKKIKIQKINGGKASPAPPIGPILGSSGVNIMEFCKQYNYRTQEKKGEICPVIITIYEDKSFSFLIKKPPVSIQLLNIIKKEKGSKEPNRSKIGKINFDEIKKIAKNKIKDLNCFSMKSAVSMVSGTAKSMGIEIIDT
- the nusG gene encoding transcription termination/antitermination protein NusG, translated to MSDLYRKWYVIKTISGQENKVKLYIENEIRDNGFQEYIGKVLVPIEKVIQMRKGKKIYREKVHYPGYVMIEANLEGEAIHAIKNVPGVINFLSEGKGNSAIPIPMRKEEVNKMLGYIDKLSESYENINLPFIVGETIKVIDGPFNGFNGTIEKINEEKRKLELAVLIFGRKTPLELNFTQIEKI